In Mongoliitalea daihaiensis, one DNA window encodes the following:
- a CDS encoding potassium channel family protein, which translates to MSPVPGYFKKVKQYWTSDNSFISLMLMLLFIVFVLPIIVSRESDTDMLQNIFLVVLFIVGIFSAKKKVHFWLSIVLVSIHVLLRIIRFMDNPFQFLELERIVIILNLGVFILINFKLLFRDQEANVYRIVGAVNVYLSVALMATFAFELVHLYFGTSIAGNLELRGNDSDFAEFMYFSLVSISTVGFGDVHPTNIHAKMISSFVSVFGILYPAIVIAKLVSISTKRD; encoded by the coding sequence ATGAGTCCTGTCCCAGGTTATTTTAAGAAGGTAAAACAATATTGGACTTCCGATAATAGCTTCATTTCACTGATGTTAATGCTGCTATTTATAGTATTTGTTTTGCCCATCATTGTCTCCCGTGAGAGTGATACAGATATGCTGCAAAATATATTTTTAGTTGTTCTTTTTATTGTAGGTATCTTTTCGGCCAAAAAAAAAGTTCATTTTTGGTTGTCAATAGTGTTGGTCAGCATTCATGTGTTATTGAGGATCATCAGATTTATGGACAATCCTTTCCAATTTTTGGAGTTGGAGCGAATCGTTATAATTCTAAATTTAGGAGTCTTTATTTTAATCAACTTCAAATTACTTTTCAGAGATCAGGAGGCTAATGTCTATAGAATTGTGGGTGCTGTAAATGTGTATTTATCAGTTGCTCTCATGGCCACTTTTGCCTTCGAATTGGTTCATTTATATTTCGGGACTTCCATAGCAGGAAATTTGGAGTTGAGGGGAAATGACTCAGATTTTGCAGAGTTTATGTATTTCAGTTTGGTAAGTATCAGTACCGTAGGCTTTGGGGATGTGCATCCAACCAATATTCACGCAAAAATGATTTCTTCTTTTGTATCTGTTTTTGGAATACTATATCCTGCTATTGTTATAGCAAAGTTGGTCAGCATCAGTACAAAAAGAGATTAA
- a CDS encoding phosphoenolpyruvate carboxylase encodes MLKNNYQTEVAKRFTIYNSLFLDLPFQDINKTGTLLPILANKCEEGFNASKTPKEIIQGFFSELMPNQSEAEQHAFLFKMVQYVERQVVLFDSIEDTAFDKIHDLKGKGSIQALVTRVGNDRKREELIEKLKNFSVRLTLTAHPTQFYPGNVLGIITDLEEAIKSNDLGNINLLLQQLGKTPFINKEKPTPLDEAVSLIWFLTNVFYVSIPDILIRLLRMLDIPLHEWENPGLLKVGFWPGGDRDGNPFVTHDTTIQVAEKLQKWILRCYYRDIKKIRKRLTFKNVEPIMVKVENGLFNSLFDNQNYYHTKDELLADLLEVRQALITQHDGLFLESLDEFILKVRIFGFHFANMDVRQDSRKHDALWEEIIEETVGEEALSAFQAKTADEKIEYILNFEPALEGIDFKEPFHKEMLKSFDAIKSVQKSNGEDGLHRYIISNCQSAFHVLEVFKLALLSWGKDVAQLPLDIVPLFETIDDLAEAPKIMEQLYTNPVYKTHLQTRNNKQTIMLGFSDGTKDGGYIRANWSILRAKEELSKLSKTYDIKVVFFDGRGGPPARGGGNMHNFYASHGSQIENAEIQVTIQGQTISANYGKPVSCTYNFEQLLCAGIENELYPSAEKNLNPYQRALIDQMAAVSYQFYKDFKAHPAFLSYLEHVTPLKYFGQVNIGSRPLKRGKDSGLKFEDLRAIPFVGSWAQMKQNIPGFFGVGAALGELKKEGKFDAAKQLYNDSLFFRSLLGNSMQSLAKSFFQGTAYLKDNPTYASLWNLMFEEYQRTVALLLEISGMDTLLQDNPTSKQSIAIREKIVLPLITIQQYAIQSMLERGEDDPVLQRLILRTMFGIINAARNAA; translated from the coding sequence ATGCTTAAAAATAATTATCAGACCGAAGTCGCAAAAAGGTTTACTATTTACAATAGTTTATTTTTAGACCTTCCTTTTCAAGATATCAACAAAACAGGTACGCTGCTTCCTATTTTAGCCAATAAATGCGAGGAGGGATTTAATGCATCTAAGACCCCTAAAGAGATTATCCAAGGATTTTTTTCAGAATTAATGCCCAATCAATCTGAAGCGGAGCAACATGCCTTTTTATTTAAAATGGTTCAATACGTTGAACGTCAAGTTGTTTTGTTTGATTCGATTGAAGATACTGCATTTGACAAAATACATGATTTAAAAGGAAAAGGCAGTATTCAAGCCTTGGTTACCCGGGTGGGTAACGATCGGAAAAGAGAGGAACTTATTGAAAAGTTAAAAAATTTTTCTGTTCGCCTGACCTTGACTGCCCATCCAACACAATTTTATCCTGGCAATGTACTGGGGATTATTACTGATTTGGAGGAGGCTATCAAATCCAATGATTTAGGAAATATTAACCTGTTGTTGCAACAGTTGGGCAAAACCCCCTTTATCAATAAAGAAAAACCAACGCCCTTAGATGAGGCTGTAAGTTTAATCTGGTTTTTAACCAATGTTTTCTACGTATCCATACCCGATATATTAATTCGATTGCTCCGCATGTTGGATATTCCTTTGCATGAGTGGGAAAACCCAGGATTATTGAAAGTGGGATTTTGGCCCGGGGGAGATCGAGATGGAAATCCATTTGTTACGCATGATACGACCATTCAGGTGGCCGAAAAACTTCAAAAGTGGATTCTAAGATGCTATTACAGAGATATTAAAAAGATTCGTAAGCGTTTGACATTCAAGAATGTAGAACCTATCATGGTTAAAGTTGAAAATGGTCTTTTCAATTCATTGTTTGATAATCAAAACTATTACCATACCAAAGATGAACTGTTAGCTGATTTATTAGAGGTAAGGCAGGCATTGATCACGCAACATGATGGCTTGTTTTTAGAATCTTTAGATGAGTTTATTCTAAAAGTAAGAATCTTTGGTTTCCATTTTGCTAATATGGATGTGCGTCAGGACAGTAGGAAGCACGATGCTTTGTGGGAGGAGATCATTGAAGAAACAGTAGGCGAGGAGGCCCTATCCGCATTTCAAGCCAAAACAGCAGATGAGAAAATCGAATACATCTTAAATTTTGAGCCAGCCTTAGAGGGTATTGACTTTAAAGAACCCTTTCATAAAGAAATGCTTAAAAGCTTTGATGCGATCAAATCTGTACAAAAATCCAATGGAGAGGATGGTTTGCATCGATATATTATCTCCAATTGTCAGTCGGCCTTTCATGTTTTGGAAGTCTTCAAATTAGCATTGTTATCGTGGGGAAAAGATGTTGCCCAATTACCGTTGGACATTGTACCGCTTTTTGAAACCATTGATGACTTGGCCGAAGCCCCGAAAATAATGGAGCAGCTGTACACCAATCCTGTTTACAAAACGCATCTGCAGACTCGTAACAACAAACAAACCATCATGTTAGGCTTTTCAGATGGAACCAAGGATGGAGGCTATATCCGTGCAAATTGGTCTATTTTAAGAGCGAAAGAAGAGCTAAGCAAACTATCCAAAACGTATGATATCAAGGTGGTTTTCTTTGATGGTAGGGGTGGACCTCCTGCGCGGGGAGGTGGTAATATGCATAATTTTTATGCTTCGCACGGGTCTCAGATTGAAAACGCTGAAATTCAAGTGACCATCCAAGGGCAGACCATCTCAGCCAATTATGGAAAACCGGTATCCTGTACCTATAATTTCGAACAATTGTTATGTGCAGGAATTGAAAACGAGCTCTATCCTTCGGCAGAGAAGAATCTTAATCCATATCAGCGAGCTCTGATTGATCAAATGGCGGCAGTTTCTTATCAATTCTACAAGGATTTCAAAGCACACCCAGCCTTTTTATCCTATTTAGAGCATGTTACCCCCCTCAAATATTTTGGTCAAGTCAACATCGGTTCGCGTCCGCTCAAAAGAGGAAAGGATTCTGGATTGAAATTCGAAGATTTAAGGGCCATTCCATTTGTGGGTTCTTGGGCACAGATGAAACAAAATATTCCAGGTTTTTTTGGAGTAGGAGCTGCATTAGGTGAGTTAAAAAAGGAAGGCAAGTTTGATGCAGCCAAACAGTTGTACAACGATTCCTTATTTTTCCGATCTCTCTTAGGAAATTCTATGCAGTCGCTTGCAAAGTCTTTCTTCCAAGGTACGGCTTATTTGAAAGATAATCCAACCTATGCGTCTTTATGGAATCTGATGTTTGAAGAATATCAGCGAACGGTAGCGCTATTATTGGAAATTTCAGGAATGGATACCCTGCTTCAGGATAACCCTACCTCTAAACAGTCCATTGCCATTCGTGAAAAAATTGTCCTGCCGTTGATTACCATTCAGCAATATGCCATCCAAAGCATGTTAGAAAGGGGAGAAGATGATCCTGTTTTACAGAGACTTATTCTGCGTACCATGTTTGGAATTATCAATGCTGCGAGAAATGCTGCTTGA
- a CDS encoding OsmC family protein has protein sequence MKRKATAVWNGTGKEGKGHLTTQTGVLSKTQYSFSSRFEDGIGTNPEELIAAAHAGCFAMKLSFNLSGEGFTPEELHAECTITFEDGTVKASTIALKANVPGISADQFAELVKDAEVNCPISKALNTEISVSYELN, from the coding sequence ATGAAAAGAAAAGCAACTGCTGTGTGGAACGGCACAGGAAAAGAAGGCAAAGGTCATTTAACCACTCAAACAGGAGTTTTGAGCAAAACTCAATATTCCTTTAGTTCAAGATTTGAAGATGGAATTGGTACTAATCCTGAAGAATTAATTGCTGCAGCCCATGCCGGATGTTTTGCAATGAAGTTGAGTTTCAATCTATCCGGAGAAGGATTTACACCAGAAGAGTTGCATGCTGAGTGCACCATTACTTTTGAAGATGGAACTGTAAAAGCCTCAACAATAGCTTTAAAAGCGAATGTCCCTGGGATTTCAGCGGATCAATTTGCCGAATTAGTGAAAGACGCAGAAGTCAATTGCCCCATATCAAAAGCTTTAAATACGGAAATCTCTGTATCCTATGAGTTGAACTAA
- a CDS encoding CBS domain-containing protein, whose product MEQTNLIAKDIMDTKIVFIDGLATAFEAAELLKKHAVDMLIISKRNKQDAYGIITCKDLITKVKMNDLDPKETNIYEIMSKPVITIPSDMNVRYIPRLFKRAKISLAPVEEGGQLLGVISYQSLLNCF is encoded by the coding sequence ATGGAACAAACAAATCTGATAGCCAAAGATATCATGGATACTAAAATCGTATTCATTGATGGTCTTGCTACTGCCTTCGAAGCAGCAGAGTTATTGAAAAAACATGCTGTTGATATGCTTATTATTTCTAAAAGAAACAAGCAAGATGCTTATGGAATCATTACTTGTAAAGACTTGATTACCAAGGTAAAAATGAATGATTTGGATCCAAAGGAAACCAATATCTACGAAATCATGAGTAAGCCTGTAATCACAATTCCATCAGATATGAATGTAAGATACATTCCAAGACTATTCAAACGGGCTAAAATCAGTCTTGCTCCTGTAGAAGAAGGAGGACAGCTCTTAGGCGTTATTTCCTATCAATCTCTTTTAAATTGTTTTTGA
- a CDS encoding DUF1538 domain-containing protein gives MVFFDFSVNFFLVLWTTILDVAPVVLLFWIFQYLILRRPLQDVKKVVAGLLMVILGLTFFLIGLEKALFPIGEMMAFQLSDKDFIASFHADLDSWTAYYWVYIFAACIGFATTIAEPSLIAVAIKANAASGGTISTWGLRVVVALGVAFALTVGTIRIVVGIPLYIFIIAGYLIVMIQTIFAPKSIIALAYDSGGVTTSTVTVPIVASLGIGLASVVPGRDPAVDGFGLIALASLFPIISVLVYAQILELVQLFKQKRHEV, from the coding sequence ATGGTATTTTTCGACTTTTCTGTAAATTTTTTTCTGGTATTATGGACCACTATACTTGATGTGGCACCTGTGGTCCTTTTATTTTGGATTTTTCAGTATTTGATTCTCCGAAGACCCTTACAGGATGTAAAAAAAGTGGTAGCTGGTCTATTAATGGTCATATTGGGATTAACTTTTTTTTTAATTGGCTTAGAAAAAGCACTCTTCCCAATTGGTGAAATGATGGCTTTTCAACTTTCTGACAAGGATTTCATTGCTTCTTTTCATGCCGACCTTGATTCTTGGACAGCTTATTATTGGGTTTATATATTCGCTGCATGTATTGGGTTTGCAACTACGATAGCAGAACCCTCTCTTATTGCTGTAGCTATCAAAGCTAATGCTGCTTCAGGTGGCACGATCAGTACTTGGGGCTTGAGGGTCGTAGTTGCTTTGGGAGTAGCCTTCGCTTTAACAGTTGGTACCATTCGAATAGTAGTGGGGATTCCTTTATATATATTTATCATTGCTGGTTATCTTATTGTGATGATCCAAACTATTTTTGCTCCAAAATCAATTATTGCGCTTGCCTATGATTCAGGAGGGGTTACGACCTCTACAGTAACAGTACCAATCGTAGCATCACTAGGTATTGGACTGGCAAGTGTAGTGCCCGGCCGAGATCCTGCGGTAGATGGATTTGGATTGATAGCCCTCGCGAGTTTATTCCCGATTATTTCGGTCTTAGTATATGCACAGATTTTAGAGTTAGTTCAACTATTTAAACAAAAACGACATGAAGTTTAA
- a CDS encoding GNAT family N-acetyltransferase has product MDSKDYRLTSLNLQDREKVLSLLGEVFEKEQAIPSAYLPVPYPVQKGYGLWLGLQLIGVVIIWYDGLTWHWGRFAVHPQLRGLGWGKKLAYFSLESFFQEVSEELMIEARDVTVNLLVGLGARIVGEPYDIFGKVTPMKLSPNDFKKITPISGC; this is encoded by the coding sequence ATGGACTCCAAAGATTATCGACTTACTTCTTTGAACCTTCAAGACAGAGAAAAAGTTCTTTCCCTTCTTGGAGAAGTATTCGAAAAAGAGCAAGCTATTCCTTCCGCATATCTGCCTGTTCCTTATCCTGTTCAGAAAGGGTATGGATTATGGCTTGGCTTACAACTTATAGGAGTGGTGATTATTTGGTATGATGGTCTTACATGGCACTGGGGCAGATTTGCGGTCCATCCGCAGCTCAGGGGTTTGGGTTGGGGTAAAAAGTTGGCTTATTTTTCTTTGGAAAGTTTTTTCCAGGAAGTTTCCGAAGAATTGATGATTGAAGCAAGGGATGTTACGGTCAATTTATTAGTGGGTTTGGGAGCAAGGATTGTCGGAGAACCCTATGATATTTTTGGAAAAGTAACTCCCATGAAATTAAGTCCTAATGACTTTAAAAAAATAACCCCCATCAGCGGTTGCTAA
- a CDS encoding P-II family nitrogen regulator has protein sequence MKFKVIMALIKPEYSQKVLEAARKAGATGDVSLTGRGSGSKESKSFFGLSIMDQTEVLMFLVEEHTTESILTAIKNEGKLNEPGHGIAFSLSVEKVVGLESQLEQIKERVKNNYL, from the coding sequence ATGAAGTTTAAAGTCATTATGGCTTTGATCAAGCCTGAATACTCTCAAAAAGTACTAGAAGCTGCAAGAAAGGCAGGGGCTACAGGAGATGTTTCTTTGACGGGCCGGGGAAGTGGATCGAAGGAGTCCAAATCCTTTTTTGGTCTTTCCATTATGGATCAAACTGAGGTTTTGATGTTTTTGGTGGAGGAACATACGACTGAAAGCATCCTAACCGCCATCAAAAATGAGGGGAAACTGAATGAGCCTGGTCATGGGATTGCCTTTTCATTGAGTGTGGAAAAAGTGGTCGGATTGGAGAGTCAGCTGGAGCAAATTAAAGAACGTGTTAAAAACAATTACCTTTAA
- a CDS encoding DUF1538 domain-containing protein, with product MNWPKIARYITSKIYSALVDLLPIIVVILVFQFLILQKPLPNYQDLIIGSLLVWIGLILFMEGLEWALFPLGNSMAFALTNKGNVFLILLFAFTLGFSTTIAEPALIAVAKEAARVSSEAGYIGSENSSLNAFARGLRVSVAISVGFAILIGVLRIFNNWPLQYIIISGYAIVVILTFIAPKEIIGIAYDTGGVATSTITVPLVTALGVGLASSIKGRNPLTDGFGLIAIAVMMPMIFVMIYGLIVL from the coding sequence TTGAATTGGCCAAAAATAGCTCGTTACATCACTAGTAAGATTTATTCAGCTTTGGTTGACCTTTTGCCAATTATTGTAGTCATTTTAGTTTTTCAGTTCCTTATTCTACAAAAACCACTGCCAAACTATCAAGATTTAATAATCGGTAGTTTACTAGTATGGATTGGTCTCATCTTATTTATGGAAGGATTGGAGTGGGCTTTATTCCCTTTGGGAAATTCAATGGCTTTTGCTCTCACCAATAAAGGAAACGTCTTTTTGATTCTATTATTTGCCTTCACCTTGGGGTTTTCCACTACCATAGCCGAACCTGCCTTAATTGCTGTAGCCAAAGAGGCCGCCAGAGTATCTTCGGAGGCAGGCTATATTGGTTCCGAAAATTCATCACTGAATGCATTTGCCAGAGGATTAAGAGTATCCGTTGCCATTTCAGTTGGATTTGCAATTCTTATAGGAGTTCTACGTATATTTAATAATTGGCCACTACAGTACATCATTATCAGTGGATATGCAATAGTAGTTATTTTGACCTTTATTGCGCCAAAAGAAATCATTGGAATTGCATATGATACCGGAGGAGTGGCCACCTCAACCATTACGGTACCCTTAGTAACTGCTTTAGGAGTGGGCTTAGCCTCCAGCATAAAAGGTAGAAATCCCCTGACGGATGGATTTGGATTGATCGCTATTGCTGTGATGATGCCTATGATTTTTGTAATGATTTATGGTTTAATTGTTTTGTAA
- a CDS encoding ATP-binding protein produces MKRLSFEFLIGFPIILVITFFLFSETQAKQVVLPDSVKRIFYKEKKLERRFELIIDQASNELNTSLSSSMALYGIFFADSLKDKRMLARAHEVYGMSLNKKGDYISGIENLGQALQLFEQLKSFEDVAKVKRTMGETFRASKNYELAMSYLNQSLIYFSNNPDPVMLARIYNRIAATLLEMWYIKDGSLFGSFISSNPSISYGAKLALEPDLKVKDDSLVNTIQASKYHASNAKRYDLIISTNIIEGSYLVSTKQFEKAVALFEETVQLLEREELYEDLPLVYLNWSRVYSIGNLEEPEKAIELSKKALEIAIEQDVPVYIFMANDIIHSNYASIGDYQSAYNFLLEQVPLIQEYGEKDLLTQLKTLEFQYNLQESKRELLNKKVQMRIILSGITIVVLFTSVFIYFLTQNNKKQVELLSDLSEKNKIISEQNKALEQTNGEKDRFFAILAHDLKGPVKSVSASLDLINEDLKNGNTESALLMTATVSGAARRASDLLSNLIEWAKSQRGKVHVNPQPLDLTREIQKNLQLFEENLKNKQLLVTNELENPIHITTDKDILDTVVRNILSNAIKFSVAGGTIHIQAIQEDEKLILIIIDEGIGMNQEVLQNIFKIDAKNSRPGTAGEVSSGLGLILCKDFLAYINGEIKIESEENKGTKVSIILPLHT; encoded by the coding sequence ATGAAGCGTTTATCCTTCGAATTTTTAATAGGGTTTCCAATTATTTTGGTAATTACATTTTTTCTCTTTTCTGAAACTCAAGCCAAACAGGTGGTTCTTCCTGATTCAGTAAAGCGTATATTTTACAAAGAAAAAAAATTAGAGCGTAGATTTGAACTCATCATTGATCAGGCATCTAATGAACTGAATACGTCTTTAAGCAGTTCGATGGCCTTGTATGGGATTTTTTTTGCAGATTCATTAAAGGATAAACGGATGCTAGCAAGAGCTCATGAAGTATATGGCATGAGTTTAAACAAAAAAGGAGATTACATCAGCGGCATAGAAAATCTTGGCCAAGCGCTTCAGTTGTTTGAACAGTTAAAATCATTTGAGGATGTAGCTAAAGTTAAGAGAACCATGGGGGAAACTTTTCGGGCTAGTAAAAACTATGAACTTGCCATGAGTTATCTCAACCAATCTTTAATCTATTTCTCCAATAATCCAGATCCTGTAATGTTGGCTAGAATATACAATAGAATAGCAGCTACTTTACTTGAGATGTGGTATATTAAAGATGGAAGTCTTTTTGGAAGTTTTATATCCTCTAATCCATCAATTTCCTACGGTGCAAAACTAGCTCTCGAACCTGATTTAAAAGTAAAAGATGATTCTTTGGTCAATACTATTCAAGCTAGTAAATATCATGCTTCCAATGCGAAACGGTACGATCTGATTATTTCTACAAACATCATTGAAGGAAGTTACTTGGTGTCAACCAAACAATTTGAAAAAGCAGTGGCTTTATTTGAGGAAACTGTCCAACTCCTTGAGCGAGAAGAATTGTATGAGGACTTACCTTTGGTTTATTTGAATTGGTCACGTGTGTACTCCATTGGTAATTTAGAAGAACCTGAGAAAGCAATTGAATTATCAAAAAAAGCATTGGAAATCGCCATAGAACAGGATGTACCGGTATATATCTTTATGGCAAACGATATTATTCATAGTAATTATGCATCTATTGGAGATTATCAAAGTGCATATAATTTTTTATTGGAGCAGGTTCCTTTAATACAGGAATATGGAGAAAAAGATTTATTGACTCAGCTTAAAACCCTAGAATTTCAATATAATCTTCAGGAAAGTAAACGTGAACTATTGAATAAGAAGGTACAGATGCGCATTATTTTATCTGGAATTACCATAGTTGTATTATTTACGTCAGTTTTTATATATTTTCTCACTCAAAATAATAAAAAACAGGTTGAGCTACTTTCGGATTTAAGTGAGAAAAATAAAATTATCTCTGAGCAAAATAAAGCGTTAGAACAAACGAATGGAGAAAAGGACCGGTTTTTTGCAATTCTTGCCCATGATTTAAAGGGGCCTGTAAAATCTGTATCTGCTTCACTGGATTTGATCAATGAAGACTTAAAAAATGGAAACACCGAAAGTGCTCTCCTTATGACTGCTACAGTATCGGGTGCGGCGCGGCGGGCATCAGATTTACTCAGTAACCTCATTGAGTGGGCAAAGTCTCAACGTGGTAAGGTTCATGTGAATCCCCAACCATTGGACTTGACTAGAGAGATTCAAAAAAATCTACAGTTATTTGAGGAAAATCTAAAAAACAAACAGCTATTGGTAACCAATGAGCTGGAAAATCCAATTCATATCACCACTGATAAAGATATATTGGATACTGTTGTTCGTAACATCCTATCCAATGCAATAAAATTTTCCGTTGCAGGAGGAACTATACATATCCAAGCCATTCAAGAGGATGAAAAGTTGATCCTTATCATAATTGATGAAGGCATTGGTATGAATCAGGAAGTGTTGCAGAATATCTTCAAAATTGACGCTAAAAACAGTCGTCCGGGCACTGCAGGTGAAGTCAGTTCTGGATTGGGCTTGATCTTGTGTAAGGATTTCTTAGCCTATATAAATGGAGAAATTAAGATTGAGTCCGAAGAAAACAAAGGAACCAAAGTTTCCATTATCCTCCCATTACATACTTAA